AACCATGTTACGCGCCAGGTTAGTCGCGACTTTAATGTCGTTCGACGCACCGGTAGAAACATGTTCAGCACCGTAGATGATCTCTTCTGCCAGACGACCGCCGTACAGCGTAGAGATCTGACTTTCCAGTTTCTGACGGCTGGCGCTGATTGCGTCGCCTTCAGGCAGGAAGAAGGTCACACCCAGCGCACGACCGCGTGGGATAATCGTCACTTTATGCACCGGATCGTGTTCCGGTACCAGGCGGCCGATAATTGCGTGGCCTGCTTCGTGATACGCGGTAGATTCTTTCTGCGCTTCAGTCATCACCATGGAGCGACGTTCCGCACCCATCATGATTTTGTCTTTCGCTTTCTCGAACTCAACCATCGATACAACGCGCTTGTTACCACGAGCAGCAAACAGCGCCGCTTCGTTGACCAGGTTCGCGAGATCCGCACCGGAGAAGCCTGGCGTACCACGTGCAATGATTGCCGCATCGATATCCGGAGACAGCGGTACGCGACGCATATGCACTTTCAGGATCTGTTCACGACCACGAACGTCCGGTAGACCAACCACAACCTGACGGTCAAAACGACCTGGACGCAGCAGCGCAGGGTCAAGAACGTCCGGGCGGTTAGTTGCGGCGATAACGATGATACCTTCGTTACCTTCGAAGCCATCCATCTCAACCAGCATCTGGTTCAGCGTTTGCTCACGTTCATCGTGACCACCGCCCAGACCAGCGCCACGTTGGCGACCTACGGCGTCGATTTCATCGATAAAGATGATGCACGGTGCCGCTTTCTTGGCTTGTTCGAACATGTCACGCACACGAGATGCACCGACACCCACAAACATTTCCACGAAATCAGAACCGGAAATTGTGAAGAAAGGAACCTTCGCTTCACCTGCAATAGCTTTTGCCAGCAGGGTTTTACCGGTACCCGGAGGACCGACCATCAGGACGCCTTTCGGGATTTTACCGCCCAGCTTCTGGAAACGGCTCGGTTCGCGCAGATACTCAACCAGTTCAGCAACTTCTTCTTTTGCTTCGTCGCAACCGGCAACGTCAGCAAAAGTGGTTTTGATCTGATCTTCCGTCAACATGCGTGCTTTGCTCTTACCGAACGACATGGCACCTTTGCCACCACCGCCCTGCATTTGACGCATGAAGAAGATCCAGACACCAATCAGCAGCAGCATTGGGAACCAGGAAATGAAGATAGAAGCCAGCAGGCTCGGCTCTTCAGGCGGCTCGCCAACAACCTTGACGTTTTTGGTCAGCAGGTTATCAAGCAGCTTCGGATCGTTAACCGGGATGTAGGTCGTGTAACGGTTACTATCTTTCTTGGTAACGTTAATCTCACGTCCGTTGATCTTCGCTTCACGAACCTGGTCCTGATTGACCTCTTGCAGGAAGGTAGAGTAATCAACCTTACGGCCATTAGACTCGCTGGGCCCAAAGCTCTGGAATACTGACATCAGCACAACGGCAATGACCAGCCAGAGAATTAGGTTTTTCGCCATGTCACTCAAGGGATTAACCTCATATTACAACTGTGTTAAAAACAGCGTCAGGATACTCTATATCCAGTTTCTTTCAAACTTTCGTTTGAAATCTTCCGGTTATGGTTTACGCCCGGTCGCTACAATATACACTTCACGCGAACGGGCGCGAGAAGAGTCCGGCTTACGAACTTTGACCTTCGTAAACAGGGAGCGAATCTCTCTTAGATACTCATCGAAGCCTTCGCCCTGGAACACCTTCACTACAAAACTACCACCTGGCGCTAATACATCACGAGCCATTCCAAGCGCCAGCTCTACCAGATACATGGCCCGGGGAATATCCACCGCCGGTGTTCCACACATATTTGGCGCCATATCAGACATGACAACTTGTACTTTACTGTCACCTACGCGCTCAAGTAACGCTTTCAGGACTAATTCATCACGAAAGTCGCCCTGAAGGAAGTCCACACCAACGATTGGATCCATAGGTAAAAGATCGCAAGCGATAATGCGGCCAGTGTTGCCGATCTGCGTAACCGCATATTGCGACCAACCACCGGGGGCAGCACCGAGATCAACAATCGTCATCCCCGGTTTAAAAATTTTGTCACTTTGCTGTATTTCATCAAGTTTAAACCAGGCACGGGAACGTAACCCCTTTTTCTGCGCCTGTTGAACATATTTATCGCTAAAGTGTTCCTGAAGCCAGCGACTCGAGCTGGCAGAACGCTTTTTACCTGTCATTTCACATTCCCAAAGGGCAGTTCATCGTAACCAATGGTGTAAATTTCTACACAGCTATTTGGTGATATATGGGAGATGGCGGTAGAATGACCCGTTTTCAATCCCAACGTAAGCAAAAATATACGATGAATCTGAGTACTAAACAAAAACAGCACCTGAAAGGTCTGGCACATCCGCTCAAGCCTGTAGTTATGCTTGGCAATAATGGTTTGACCGAAGGGGTACTGGCCGAGATTGAACAAGCGTTAGAGCACCATGAACTTATCAAGGTGAAAATCGCCTCGGAAGATCGCGATACTAAAACCTTGATCGTGGAAGCTATCGTACGCGAAACCGGCGCCTGTAATGTACAGGTCATCGGCAAAACGCTGGTACTGTATCGCCCGACTAAAGAACGTAAAATCTCGCTGCCACGCTAAGAATATCCCAAAGTTGCACACGAAGTTTGTGTAAAACGCGGGGTTTTCCGCTAGCAGGAGAGCAAAATGCCACGCTCTCTTCGTTGATAAAAGGCCGCTATGCGGCCTTTTTCCTTTCTTTACAATGTATCAACATCTTAACCAAGATGCGAATTACAGGTATTCTACCTTCGTTACTTCATATTCCACTTCACCGCCCGGCGTTTTAATCACCACCACGTCATCCTGCTCTTTACCGATCAGGCCACGAGCAATAGGCGAGTTCACCGAAATCAGGTTCTGTTTAAAATCGGCTTCATCATCGCCAACAATACGCCAGGTCTGTTCTTCGTCGTTATCGAGGTTCAGCACGGTAACCGTCGCGCCGAAAACTACACGACCATTGTTCGGCATTTTAGTGACGTCGATAACCTGTGCGTTGGACAGTTTAGCTTCGATATCTTTAATGCGTCCTTCGCAGAAACCCTGCTGTTCGCGCGCCGCGTGGTATTCCGCATTTTCTTTCAGGTCACCATGCTCGCGCGCATCGGCGATAGCGGCAATGATTTCAGGACGGCGCACAGATTTCAGAAAATCCAGCTCTTCGCGCAGTTTTTCAGCACCACGTAAGGTCATCGGGATAGCTTGCATTTGTTATACCTCTTGAACATTCCTGTAGGGGGTGGTTGCTCTCACCCCGGCTGCTAAGCCCACTCTGGCATACGCCATGCCAGAGTCAGAAGCAAAAAAATACCGACCCGGGGCTCAGGACCCCAGGTCAGCTACAATTCTCTATTTGATGATCATTTTACCCTGGAGTTCCCTATGGGTCATCGTTTACTTTTTGGGGCGTTGCGCCGTAGTATGACGGCCTGTTTCCAGGTTGTTAGCGCGAGATTATGCGATTTTCC
The Citrobacter arsenatis DNA segment above includes these coding regions:
- the ftsH gene encoding ATP-dependent zinc metalloprotease FtsH; protein product: MAKNLILWLVIAVVLMSVFQSFGPSESNGRKVDYSTFLQEVNQDQVREAKINGREINVTKKDSNRYTTYIPVNDPKLLDNLLTKNVKVVGEPPEEPSLLASIFISWFPMLLLIGVWIFFMRQMQGGGGKGAMSFGKSKARMLTEDQIKTTFADVAGCDEAKEEVAELVEYLREPSRFQKLGGKIPKGVLMVGPPGTGKTLLAKAIAGEAKVPFFTISGSDFVEMFVGVGASRVRDMFEQAKKAAPCIIFIDEIDAVGRQRGAGLGGGHDEREQTLNQMLVEMDGFEGNEGIIVIAATNRPDVLDPALLRPGRFDRQVVVGLPDVRGREQILKVHMRRVPLSPDIDAAIIARGTPGFSGADLANLVNEAALFAARGNKRVVSMVEFEKAKDKIMMGAERRSMVMTEAQKESTAYHEAGHAIIGRLVPEHDPVHKVTIIPRGRALGVTFFLPEGDAISASRQKLESQISTLYGGRLAEEIIYGAEHVSTGASNDIKVATNLARNMVTQWGFSDKLGPLLYAEEEGEVFLGRSVAKAKHMSDETARIIDQEVKLLIERNYDRARRLLNDNMDILHSMKDALMKYETIDAPQIDDLMARRDVRPPAGWEEPGSSNNNSGSTGKPSAPRPVDEPRAPDSGTMSEQLGDK
- the rlmE gene encoding 23S rRNA (uridine(2552)-2'-O)-methyltransferase RlmE; translation: MTGKKRSASSSRWLQEHFSDKYVQQAQKKGLRSRAWFKLDEIQQSDKIFKPGMTIVDLGAAPGGWSQYAVTQIGNTGRIIACDLLPMDPIVGVDFLQGDFRDELVLKALLERVGDSKVQVVMSDMAPNMCGTPAVDIPRAMYLVELALGMARDVLAPGGSFVVKVFQGEGFDEYLREIRSLFTKVKVRKPDSSRARSREVYIVATGRKP
- the yhbY gene encoding ribosome assembly RNA-binding protein YhbY, whose amino-acid sequence is MNLSTKQKQHLKGLAHPLKPVVMLGNNGLTEGVLAEIEQALEHHELIKVKIASEDRDTKTLIVEAIVRETGACNVQVIGKTLVLYRPTKERKISLPR
- the greA gene encoding transcription elongation factor GreA is translated as MQAIPMTLRGAEKLREELDFLKSVRRPEIIAAIADAREHGDLKENAEYHAAREQQGFCEGRIKDIEAKLSNAQVIDVTKMPNNGRVVFGATVTVLNLDNDEEQTWRIVGDDEADFKQNLISVNSPIARGLIGKEQDDVVVIKTPGGEVEYEVTKVEYL